Below is a window of Watersipora subatra chromosome 11, tzWatSuba1.1, whole genome shotgun sequence DNA.
TAAGATTTTTATAATTCTATGGATTGTCATTGCTTGTAACGTTAGTACCTAAGGCTACCCAGTGATAACGTTTGAGATCGCTTGATTTTGATGTAATGTAATAATAGACAAGATGCtatgagtaaaataatttaccTTGGGTGCGGTTCAGAGAGgttaaaacatttgtaatatagAAGTATGGTTCATCTCACAGATCTTGGTTCTAGATTTATAAGCTAAAGATAATTTAACCAGAAGCTTGATtctatgatttaaaaaaaaaattatgaactGCCTAATAAGATTATAATATCTTTGTAACAGTCATTTGTTTTCGTAACATTTACGTTATATATTTCATGAAAACAAAAGCAACTGTTACAATGCCTGGATTCCTGTTGATTTCTGTTACTTGTTAAACCTAAAACCAAAGTGTTTTATTATATGATAAACTGTTCAAGTTGATAACTTCAACTATGGCTGGATAAGAGCAGTGGATCTTAGCAACTTCTGTAAAAAATGAAACCATGTATGTGTATGTCACAGCATTTGGTTTTTATATGACCAACAATTTGCTATATGGTCACATCCCTTATCTAATCAACATAACTGCAATGAAAAAGATGAGGAGTTGTGCTATCAATGCAAGTTTTCAGCTAGTTCTTTCATCGGCGCAAGTATgtaatactttaaaatatttagacaaacacatataaaaatatcaatacttttgaaaaagataaataataatatatgttatatttattttcaacattAGAATAGTTTTATACACTGAGTTTAGGTTTTTCATTAGCTGGGTGAACTTTCGGAGTTATTTTTACGGAGAGAGGAAAACCCTCAACTTCTTGAAGACTGTTTGCCTCAGCTGCTGCTTTACTGGCGGCGTGTCGCGGTGAAATTGAAAAACCTTTGCTCAGCATCCGTCCTTTTGAACTGTCTCGTTCTACCTTTGgcagttttttaaaagtcaaacTCGCCTCCGCTTCCCAGTTAGCATGACTGGCAGCAGATTCTTTGAGTGATGCTGACACTGGAGATGGTTTGTTCTTGTGAATTGGCTTCCTCGCTGAAGCTCTTTGCGCTCGATATTCTACTTTTCCTGTTTTGAGTATGATGAGCTCAGGATTAGAAGATTTTTCAGTTATCGGGTGGTAGGAGAACTTCTCAGATGTCATTGGTCTCCTTGTATATACCGCACTTGGTTGAATTTCAGCATCCCTGAGAACCTACATAAGAATCAAGCTCACAATAGCAAGAttacaacaaacaaaatttaatgctaaaagtTGTTATTTTCTGCCTATTGTTAAAGAAAAGTCTATAGGGTTTAGAGTAACTGACTCAGGAGCAACAGGCTAGGGACTCGGGAGCCACAGGCTAGGGTTGGAGTTTTAGAAGTGCTACTCATGTTTGTGAGAAGGGCATCCTACCGTGTATTACCCTTTTGTTAATCCAACAATCCGGGTTAATTTGCTTTGGCTAGACAAAAAACCATTTGCCTAACattacaaaaaacaattttctaACAAATAAAGGACTAGGAATAACAGTCAACAGTAGTATCAGCTTGTTTTCCTGCAgtgaaactaataaaataaaaattaactgaGCCAACGGTTACAAGATTATCTGTATGCAAAACACTCTCGATCATGTAACagttaaaacaaatttaatcTGTTTGTTTGAGCTAGACAGTCTAGGCTTTAATTATTCAATATCCGGTGTAGTCTCGTTTGCTTTTACCCTCTTGCTGTTTCTAGTTGGTTGACTTTATAGGCAAAAGTTTTACAATGATGCAGGCACGATGCCAACATATTTGGCATCCAAAGTTTTGAAATGTTACCAACAACCGTAATCTTGACACTACAATGATTCTTTTGTCAAAATACAAGAATAAAAACTAATGACTGCCAACAGCCCTAGTTGATATGCAATTACATGCAGAGCGGGTATAGCCCTAGTTGATATGCAATTACATGCAGAGCAGGTATAGCCACTGACGCGCTGACCTGATGACATATGCTGAAGATGACAACATGCATAACAACATTAGTATTTGTACAGCCTGTAATGAATGCTGTTACACAGGAACAGGTTATAGAGTGTTAGTATAACTTGTTGCTTTAGAGCACAAACTTAACCACCTGCAGAGCTAGTCTGAACATGTGAGCAAGGAATGGACAAGGTTATAACGCACCTGGTTAATGCTTTGTGCGAGTTTGATGTGGAAGTGTGGAAGGATTATGGGAAGCTGGTTACATCTGTTCTTCTTTGTAACCACATGTAGCTGGCTCAACTAGGGAAAAATACTCTTGTATCACAAAAAACTCACTGCAAGTTTTTGGTTAGCATGCTGAATTCTGGTTTACCAATTTCGCTTATTCTAGGAACTGTTTGTTAGACGACATGCAACTATATTAGAGTATTCCGAGTCCGCTAGAGCTTCTTTAGAGCTGTTCTGTATTAAAACTGCTATGAACTTTGAGATGTCTGGGTAGTGGGTCATGTAAACACCTCATCTAGAAAGTACAATGCAAGTACTTACGTCCTTTACATTGCCATCGTGGAGCAGATTGTATATCTTAGCTATTTGATGGTTGGGTTTCCATTTATCTTTACCGAAGGTTTGTACGGGTTGTCCCACTCCTTCAACGGAGAGTTGGCTGTCTTCTAAATCAGGAAGCTCTGTACTAAGATGTAGCTTGCTGGGTCTGTTCCTACCATCTCCATAGGTATTTCTGTAGAAAAAAAcagatataaattatttttattataaatggtGCGTGTATAATTATTTAGATGCATTTTCAATTAAAGTAAATCAATTAGCTAATGAGTTTGGAAATACCGATGTTCAACAATTTGGGTAATGCTACATTTTCATCCAGCTAGTTCAAGTGAAATGGAATGTCGTACTACTTTTCACTGGTGTTGATTGTGATATCCATCATCATTAACCGTTTTCTTCCAGTTGCAATTTTGTGCTAAGTATAATGAACAAAAAATCTAGcaccaaaataaactaaaaactagATTTTCAGCAACTGCGCTAAAAGGCTATAATCTACATGAACACAGGCCAGAGACTGAACTGAAGCGAGTAGTTGTTTTCTCCTAGTTGTAGACACTGATGGACACTAAAATGTGTTAGACAAATTTTGTATACTTAATACAATTCATTTAGTGTACTTATTACCACGTGCGTTTATCAACGAGTGGACAGCTCTTATTCCTTTCCTACATTTAGATTTGAATTGCTCAAAAATCTAATAAGTtgctttcatttaaaaaaattgaattcaaGTGATGTAACCTCTGCTAGCTATGCTGTTCTTAGAATCTGACAGGGTTAAATGCCACTTGTATACTGAAATACTTAAAGATTTAGGCAATTGAAtaggtatataaaattttttttttctttatttgctTCTAGTAGTCAAGTAAAAGATTGCCCTGAATGAGCACAAAACCGTTATTTAGATGAAagaaatatacatttatatatatatcagtaataAAATTGAACACGTTGTTCATCAGTCTAAAAATTACAGCTCGTGTTTTAAACTCAAATGTATTTAAGCAAAATATTTCAGCATCAATGCAGCCATTGAAtgaaaccaaaatgttaaaatttagaACACTAGCACTTGGGAACTGCAAAAGCTGCCTTGCGGCATAATCGTCTTCAGTCAGTTGTATCCGGTGGGTATAGTCTAGAGGAAGATGTGACTGACACCTCTTCGCCCACCGGAGCTCTTAAATAATGCTCATTGAATGACTTGAGACGTACTGATTTACAAACGAATAAAGGGCAAGCTGCTCTCTACTGCTCCACCCATGTTGCATTCACAATTATGCGCCACAATTGTCTTTTATGAAGTCTATTGTCTAGGATGTCTGCCAATATCAAACAAACTGACACTATGCTAACTATAAATATAGACACTATGCTAACTATAGATATATTCAGCTTTCTATTTTTTTATGAGATCTCCATTATTTTGGTAGAGCGAAGTATTCAAAAGTTTCTTGCTCTCAGAGGCAAATTCACACTGAATCAAGCACCTGCGTTGCGGAGAGAATtataacataaaaacatttctgCTAGCATTGAAGCAAATAGTCATTCATAATAGAAGTACTTGAACTTCAAGTAGCCAGGTTTAACCGTTAATAAATGGTCAGTGTTTATAAATTAGAGATCACTGAATTTTAGGATGCTGATAGGTCAATGATTAATGCTTCAAAACAAAACTCACCCGTACAGCCTGTCTTGCAACTCACCTGTACGCAGCAGAACTCACATGTACGACCTGTCAGTAACAGAACTCACCTGTATGGCCTGTCAGTAGCAAAGTTCTCTTGTTCAAGGTTCTCAGTTCTGACCCAGTTGTAAGACATAGTTGAGTTAAAATTCTGAGCCTCAGCATTGTGTTTCCTACAGGCCGAATGTCTCTAAAAgtcaataatagtaatattaccaataataataataataataatagtagtaacagtaagTACGAGAAAGAGTTGGCCTACTGAGGATAAACattgaaattaaattataaattactaGCAGTCTGACAGGCTCGAGTGCTGTGAGAGAACATCAGGTGTGATAGTAAATATGTGCACAACAATTCTAAACTCTTAGGATACTGAACGATTGATGCAGTTGGTAGTGCGATGGGCGGTAAAGCTGAACGCCGTGGGTTCAAATCCCTTACAATTCAATCTTTTTTCTCAGCATCCAACCATGGCTTTGGACCGAAGGATGCCAAGTACTCTAATGGTGGTAGAGGTTTATAATGTTCAGAAATTTGTAAGGGATAAGATAATAGCTGGTAATAATAAGTTAGCCGACTTTATCTGTCTGTACTTCCTGTTTAAGCCATTTGCCTGAGCTCTAGCTTCTTCTTTGTTTCTCAATTCCCGCAATTCTACATTAGCTAGCAACTAGTAGTTAGTCACTGATGTCTACATTAGTTAGCAACTAGTAGTCACTGATGTCTACATTAGTTAGCATCTAGTAGTCACTGATGTCTACATTAGTTAGCAACTAGTAGTCACTGATGTCTACATTAGTTAGCAACTAGTAGTCACTGATGTCTACATTAGTTAGCATCTAGTAGTCACTGATGTCTACATTAGTTAGCATCTAGTAGTCACTGATGTCTACATTAGTTAGCAACTAGTAGTCACTGATGTCTACATTAGTTAGCATCTAGTAGTCACTGATGTCTACATTAGTTAGCAACTAGTAGTCACTGATGTCTACATTAGTTAGCATCTAGTAGTCACTGATGTCTACATTAGTTAGCAACTAGTAGTCACTGATGTCTACATTAGTTAGCAACTAGTAGTCACTGATGTCTACATTAGTTAACAACTAGTAGTCACTGATGTCTACATTAGTTAGCAACTAATAGCCACTGATGTCTACATTAGTTAACAGCTAGTAGCCACTGATGTCTTCATTAGTTAGCATCTAGTAGTCACTGATGTCTACATTAGTTAGCAACTAGTAGTCACTGATGTCTACATTAGTTAGCAACTAGTAGTCACTGAtgtgtttttgtattttcattattaaaaaaaaagctaaattttttgtctgagattaaattattgtcaagctttactataataagagtcatgtccGTCTCTCCAAAGCCAGGATCAGAAGCTGAGGTAAAAAGTTGCTGCAAACAAATTAGAAATCATGCTATTCAGCTTGGTTGACCAACACTTTAATTTCTGCACCAGGCAACTGCCTTACCTATCCAATGGGTGAATAATTGCACACATGGTTTTCatacatgatgatctctctctcacacacacgcacgcacgcacgcatgcacgcacgcacacacgcacacacacattaGTGTGCCAAGATACCGGTGTTTAATAAAGGGATGGTGAGAAGTTCTGCTGTACATACATCAGTGGAGTATTGCTTTTGTATCAGATTagctgcaactgtttataaaatCCACTTAAAGCACACAGAGTAGTGTTTACCGATCATGAGCTCTTGAAAAGCCTTGTAAGGAGTGGGATTATACCTACACGAAGAGACCTATGTCAAGCTAACTGTTGTGGTAAAGTGTGGTGTATACCTACACAGAGAGACCTATGTCAAGTTAACTGTTGTGGTAAAGTGTAGTGTATACCTACACAGAGAGACCTATGTCAAGCTAACTGTTGTGGTAAAGTGTGGTGTATGTCTACACCAAAAGGCCTATGTCAAGCTAACTGTTGTGGTAAAGTGTGGTGTATACCTACACAGAGAGACCTATGTCAAGCTAACTGTTGTAGTAAAGTGTGGTGTATACCTACACGAAGAGACCTATGTCAAGCTAATTGTTGTGGTAAAGTGCGGTGTATGTTGTTGCTTACAACTAACTCACCTCTGCTCTCCTATTCAAATTGTTGATGTTGCACCAGGCTAGATCAACACTTAGcacaagtaaaaaataaaaacttaaaaaatattgtttttgcaTCTCTTTCTGCTAAGGGATGATCTACATATTTATGTTACACTAGTATCCTAACAGTcaggtgtgccgtgagagatggtcaggtgtgccatgagagatcatcaggtgtaataagtagcCATTTAGTTATTCCCAACGGTAAACGATTGGCGCAGATGGCTGAGTGTGGGTCTACCATGCAAAAGCCACAGGTTCGAACTCTGTTGCACCAAATGTTTTTCTAGCTTCTAAGCATGACTGTGAACAGGTTGAGCTCTTGTTATAGTGAAAATTATAGAATTGCGAACCAAGTAAAGAGAAATGAAAAGAATGAGGTTTGAACTCGCAACTCTTGTGTCACAAGGCTCCAAATTGTCTTAAAATATAAAGCTATGAAATTAGGCTAAAATATTGCTTAACATGATCGGTTGATGCAGTCCACCCTTTTCACCAGCCCTCTCCTCTCACCGGAAACATGTATAAAAAGCTAACCTTTTCGGCGTGTGCTACTTTTTTAAACTCGATCTGAGAGGTCTCCTTAAGCATGTTACTCCATGACATTCCACTTCTGTGGACCACA
It encodes the following:
- the LOC137408669 gene encoding uncharacterized protein isoform X2; protein product: MTYRDVVHRSGMSWSNMLKETSQIEFKKVAHAEKRHSACRKHNAEAQNFNSTMSYNWVRTENLEQENFATDRPYRNTYGDGRNRPSKLHLSTELPDLEDSQLSVEGVGQPVQTFGKDKWKPNHQIAKIYNLLHDGNVKDLSQLHVVTKKNRCNQLPIILPHFHIKLAQSINQVLRDAEIQPSAVYTRRPMTSEKFSYHPITEKSSNPELIILKTGKVEYRAQRASARKPIHKNKPSPVSASLKESAASHANWEAEASLTFKKLPKVERDSSKGRMLSKGFSISPRHAASKAAAEANSLQEVEGFPLSVKITPKVHPANEKPKLSV
- the LOC137408669 gene encoding uncharacterized protein isoform X1 — protein: MTKIVSVLSSEFASANRSLSANTAFLPTISAEYVITPTQGYLVQERGIMTYRDVVHRSGMSWSNMLKETSQIEFKKVAHAEKRHSACRKHNAEAQNFNSTMSYNWVRTENLEQENFATDRPYRNTYGDGRNRPSKLHLSTELPDLEDSQLSVEGVGQPVQTFGKDKWKPNHQIAKIYNLLHDGNVKDLSQLHVVTKKNRCNQLPIILPHFHIKLAQSINQVLRDAEIQPSAVYTRRPMTSEKFSYHPITEKSSNPELIILKTGKVEYRAQRASARKPIHKNKPSPVSASLKESAASHANWEAEASLTFKKLPKVERDSSKGRMLSKGFSISPRHAASKAAAEANSLQEVEGFPLSVKITPKVHPANEKPKLSV